From Granulimonas faecalis:
CGCCGCCGACGGGCGCCTCGACGCCCGGGCCGCGTCCCGCGGAGCCGCGCCATCCGTTTGAACTACCATGGGGCCAGCCAACCCGACCGGTCCCACCCGTTTGGAGGAGCATGGAGCCCACCCAAGTCCGCCTGACCGTCCCAGACTCCCTAGACATCACGAGGGTCATGGGGCCCGCCGACTCGCTCCTGCGCCGCATCGAGGCCGCTACCGACGCCGCCGTCTCAGTCCGGGGCAACACCGTGGCCGTCATCGGGTCCGCCGAGGAGGCAAACGCGCTCGTGCAGGTCTTCTCGGCCCTCATCCGCGAGGTGGAGGCCGGCGGCACGCCCACGGAGGCCGACGTCGACCTCCTGCTCTCCCAGGCCGCCGCGGGCAACGCCCCGCAGGCCGCGCCCTTCGACGACATCCTCGTCACCCACCGGGGCCGCCCCATCCGGCCCAAGACGGTCGGCCAGGCCTCCTACATTGACGCCATCCGCACCCACACGGTCACGTTCGCCCTGGGCCCCGCCGGCACCGGCAAGACCTACCTCGCCATGGCCATGGCGGTGGCGGCCCTCAAGCGGCGCGACGTGGGCCGCGTCGTGCTCACGCGCCCCGTGGTGGAGGCCGGCGAGTCCCTCGGCTTTCTCCCGGGCACCCTCGAGGAGAAGCTCGACCCCTACGTGCGGCCCCTCTACGACGCGCTCTTCGACATGGTGGACGCCGAGAAGGCCGCCACCATGGTCGATCAGGGCGTGATCGAGATCGCACCCCTGGCGTTCATGCGCGGGCGCACCCTCAACGACGCCTTCGTCATCCTCGACGAGGCCCAGAACACCACCCCCGAGCAGATGAAGATGTTCCTCACCCGCCTGGGGTTCAGGTCCACGTTCGTCGTCACCGGCGACACCACCCAGCGCGAC
This genomic window contains:
- a CDS encoding PhoH family protein gives rise to the protein MEPTQVRLTVPDSLDITRVMGPADSLLRRIEAATDAAVSVRGNTVAVIGSAEEANALVQVFSALIREVEAGGTPTEADVDLLLSQAAAGNAPQAAPFDDILVTHRGRPIRPKTVGQASYIDAIRTHTVTFALGPAGTGKTYLAMAMAVAALKRRDVGRVVLTRPVVEAGESLGFLPGTLEEKLDPYVRPLYDALFDMVDAEKAATMVDQGVIEIAPLAFMRGRTLNDAFVILDEAQNTTPEQMKMFLTRLGFRSTFVVTGDTTQRDIAGTGGLDSARRVLEGVEDIAFCDLDRADIVRHTLVGRIVDAYAAAEGR